CGCGCCGCCCGTCGGCTGCGCCGGGGTGCTGCCTGAGGTCCCAGTAGAGTCGGAGCAGTGCCCGACCTCCCCGACACCCGGCCCCGTCGTACCTTCGCCGTCATCAGCCACCCCGACGCCGGCAAGTCCACGCTCACTGAGGCGCTCGCGCTGCATGCCGAGGTGATCTCGCGGGCCGGCGCCACCCACGGCAAGGCCGGCCGCAAGGGCACCGTGTCGGACTGGATGGACATGGAGCAGGCCCGCGGCATCTCCATCACCTCAGCGGCGCTGCAGTTCGCGTACGGCGACCACGTGATCAACCTCGTCGACACCCCCGGCCACGCGGACTTCTCCGAGGACACCTACCGCGTGCTCAGCGCGGTCGACTCCGCGGTGATGCTCGTCGACGCCGCCAAGGGTCTGGAGCCCCAGACGCTCAAGCTGTTCCGCGTGTGCGCCCAGCGCGGGCTGCCCGTCATCACGGTCATCAACAAGTGGGACCGACCCGGGCTCGACCCGTTCGCGCTGATGGACGAGATCGAGCAGCGCATCGGCCTGCGGCCCACCCCGCTGACCTGGCCGGTCGGCATCGCCGGCGACTTCCGCGGCGTGCTCGATCGGCGTACGGGTCGCTACATCCGCTACACCCGCACGGCCGGTGGCGCGACCCGCGCGCCCGAGGAGCACCTCGAGCCCGACGCGGCGGCCGCGGCCGAGGGCCAGGACTGGCACGAGGCCGTCGAGGGCGACGAGCTGCTGAGCGCCGACGGGGCCGACCACGACCTGGCGGCCTACCGCGCCGGGCGCACGACGCCGGTGCTGTTCGCCTCCGCCCTGTCGAACTTCGGGGTGTCCACCCTGCTCGACCTGCTGGTCGACATCGCACCTGCGCCAGCGCCGACGCCGACCATCGACGGTGGTGAGCGCGCGGTCGACGACGACTTCAGCGCGTATGTGTTCAAGGTGCAGTCGGGGATGGACGCCTCGCACCGCGACCGGCTCGCCTACGTGCGCGTGTGCTCGGGGGTCTTCGAGCGCGGCATGGTCGCCACGCACGGGACGACCGGACGGCCGTTCGCCACGAAGTACGCCCAAGCGGTCTTCGGCCGCGAGCGGGTGGTGGTCGACCGAGCGATGCCCGGTGACGTCGTCGGCCTGGTCAACGCCTCGGCGTTGCTCGTCGGCGACACGATCTATGCCGGCCGGCCCGTGCGCTACCCGCCGATCACGAGCTTCGCGCCCGAGCACTTCGCGGCCGCCAGCGTCACGGACACCCAGCGCTGGAAGCAGTTCCGGCGCGGGATCAGCCAGCTCGACGAGGAGGGGGTCGTCCAGGTGCTGCGCTCCCCGGCGCGCGGTGACCACAACCCGATCCTCGCTGCCGTCGGACCGATGCAGTTCGAGGTCGTGGTGGCGCGGATGGAGGCCGAGTTCGGCGCCGCCGTGCGGCTCGAGCAGCTCGGCTACACCGTGGCCCGGCGCGTTGAGCCGGAGCAGGCCGACGAGGTGCGCGGCATCCGCGGTGCTGAGGTGCTCGAGCGGCGGGACGGCACGCTCCTGGCGCTCTTCCCCGACGTGTGGCGCGTGCGGTCGGCGCTGCGGGCGGCCCCCCATCTGCAGCTGCACCCGCTGCCGGCCAGCGGGGACATCGAAGCCGACATGGAGTACCGCACCTGATCGACCTGCGATAGAGTCCTATCGAAATTCGATAGGAAGGCATCGCGAATGAATCGATGGGTGATCGGTGCGCTGCGCACCGTCCTGGTGCTGGCATTGCTTGGCTCGGTGTTCGTCCAGGCAGTGATGATCCCGCTGGCGGCCGCCGATCTGCGTGGGGAGGGTGGCGAGCTGACCCGGCTGTGGTTCCCCCTCGTCGCGATCGCCTTCTGCCTGGTCGTCGTGCTCCAGGTCTGCGCGGTCTGCGTCTGGCGGCTGCTCACGATGGTGCGCCGCGGGACGGTGTTCACCCCCGCGTCCTTCCGCTTCGTCGACGCGATCATCGTGGCGATCGCCGTGGGGGCCGGGCTATTCTTCGCGCTCGGCTTCGTGCTCGCGCCGGGCGAGGAGGTGGCGCCGGGCATGGTGCTGCTGATCGGTGGGGCCGGCGGGGTGGTCGCCGGCATCGCGCTCATCGTCCTGGTGATGCGGATGCTCCTCGCCCAGGCGGTCGCGCGCGACGCCGAGGCTCGGGCCATGCAGGCCGAGCTCGACGAGGTGATCTGAGTGCCGATCATCGTCGACATCGACGTCATGCTCGCGCGCCGCAAGATGCCGGTCGGCGTCCTGGCCGAGCGCGTGGGCATCACGCCGGCCAACCTCGCGGTGCTCAAGAACGGGCGCGCGAAGGCGGTGCGGTTCAGCACGCTCGAGGCGATCTGCGAGGTGCTCGAGTGCCAGCCGGGCGACATCTTGCGCTTCGAGCCATGAGGGCCGACGTCCTGGTCGTCGGTGCCGGGCTCGCTGGGCTGCACGTCGCGATCGAGCTCGGCCGGCGTGGCCACGAGGTCGTCCTGGTCGACCGTCGCCGCGACCTCGGGGCGGCCATCCGCACGACCGGGATCTTCGTGCGCAAGACCCTCGACGACTACGCCCTGCCCGACGACCTGCTCGGGCCACCCATCCGGCGGGTCGTGCTCTACCCACCGTCGTTGCGCCGGCCGGTTGCCCTCGAGAGCGACCGCGACGAGTACCGCGTCGGCGACATGGCCGGTCTCTACCGCCACCTCGTCGCCGAGGCCACCACCGCGGGTGTGGAGGTGGTGCTCGGCACCCGCTACGTCGGGCGTGCCGGTGCCGACGCGGTGCTGGACGGTCCGGGCGGCGTACGGCAGGTGCGGGCGACGTACGTCGTGGGCGCCGACGGCGCGCGGTCCCGGGTCGCCGCCGACCTCGGGCTCGACCGCAACGAGCGCATGCTGGTCGGGGCGGAGGAGGTGTTCGCGATCGAGTCGCACGCCGGCCCGCCGACGTTCCACTGCGTCGTGGACCCGCGGCTCGCGCCGGGCTACCTGGCGTGGGTCGTCGACGACGGCCGGCACGCCCACGTCGGGGTTGCGGGGTACGCCGCCCGGTACCCCGACGGCATGCGTGCGGCCCTGTCGCGGTTCGCCAGTGGTCTTGGCGAACTCGCGCCGCTGGTAGCGGTGGGGGAGGTCGAGCGCCGCGGCGGGCCGATCCCGGTGGGCGGCGTGCTGCGCCGGATCGCCTCGCCGTGCGGGCTGCTGGTGGGGGACGCTGCCGGAGCGGTCTCACCGCTGACCGCCGGCGGCCTCGACCCGTGTCTGCGGCTGTCGGATCGGGCGGTCGACGTGCTCGACGACGCGCTGCGCACCGGCAGCAGCGACCCGCTGCGGCACTACGACGGCGCCCCGCTGCGCGCGAAGTTCCGCGGCCGGCTCACGATGCGACGCGGGCTCGCGGCGGTGCGTACGTCGGCACTCGCCGAGGCAGCATTCGTCGGCCTGCGCACCGCGCCGGGTCGCGCTGCTGCGACGAAGGTGTTGTTCGGCGATCGGTCGTTCCCCGGGCAGGTTGCCGCTGACTGAGCCCTGATCCACCGACGTTGTTTCTGTAGTGGTCGTTCTCGGCGCTGGCGGGTATCGCGGCGTCGTGGGCGTGCGGGACCTGCCGGTCTACGCCGGTTCTTCCACTTCAGGGTCCTCGGTTGCGCCCGTGCTGGGCTGGATGGTCACGTCGTGGCGGGTGTTGGTGGTCCGGTCGCGAGCGCGTGGAGGGTGTCCCACTGCTCTGCCCAGGGCCATCGGATCGGGAGGTGCAGGATGAGTCGGCGGCCGGTGGCCGCGATCCGGGCGGGGATGTTGATGATCCGCTTGCGCAGGGTCGCCCATCGGACCTTGGCCATGTTGGCGGCGACGGCGGTGGCACGGGCGATGTTGAACGCGATCACTGCGAGCGCGACCCACGCGGCGTTCGCCGCGTACTTCCCCGACGGCAGGTGCGCCAGGGCGCCGTCCTTGAGTTCGGCGATGACCTGCTCGACGATCGCGTGGTCACGGTGAGCCTGGTCTGCCTCAACGATGTCGAGGGTGGAGTTGGTGATGAACGCGTGGTGCCGGTAGCTGGCGAACAGCTCACCTTGTTCGGTGCCGTCGCCGGCGAGGGCCTGGAGCCGCTTGACCCGGCGCACAACCAGCCGGCAGGCCACGTGCTCGGCCTTGCGGCGGCCGGTGAACGCCACGAAGGCCACCTCGGCGACCTCCGCGTCGGAGATCCAGCGCTGCTCTGTCTCCTCCCAGATCGCGTTCGGATACTTGATCGGTGTCCATGCTTCTTGGTCGATGCCGGTGATTGCGGCGCTCACGCTGGGGGTCATCCGGGCGGTCACGGAGAACCAGGTCTTCGCGCGGATCGCGGTCCCGACGAAGGCCCATCCGTAGTAGGCCGAGTCGGCCCGGCACAGGATCGGGCCCTTCACGCCCGATGCACGGGCGGTGCCGATGGCCTGGGCCAGCAGCCGGCCGGCACCCGCTGCGGACGCGGTGTTGCCCTTGCGTAGCCGTGCCCGAGCGATCACGGGCGCGCTCAACGGCGTGGAGACCGTGGCGAGCTGGATGTTCAGCCCCCGCACCCGGGAGTAGCCGTAGGCGGCGCCTTGCTTGGCATAGCCGTGGACCTCGCGGATCGTGTCATCGACATCGATGAACGCGGTCTCCTCAGCGGCATCGCCGCCAGCGACCAGTCCTGGAACCCGGTCGGCGAGGCCGGCCAGGAGCCGGCCACCGACCGCGTCGAGCTGCTGCACGTGCCCGTGGGTGAAGGAACGTAGGAACGTGCCCAGCGTGGAGGGTGCCCGCACCCCGCCGAACAGCCGACCCATCCCGCCGTGCCGGAGTAGGTCCAGGTCATCGATGCTGTCTGCGCCCGCGAGCATCCCGCCCACCACGCTGGTCGCCTTCGTCGCCGCATTCGGCGAAGGCACCGTCAGTCGCTGCGCGAGGAGATCGTGCAGGCCGGCCGACTCGGCCAACCGAAGCGCCGGAACCAGACCTGCGGCCGACACCAAGTTCGGATCATCGAAGACGGGCCTGATCGTGTGAGAGGCTTTCACTTACGAGGTGTCCCTTGCTCGGCCCGGAATCGTGTGTGTGGTAACTCCGATTCTCTCGCCCAGCAAGGGCATTCTCGTTCTACGCCACGCTCAACTCTCCACCCATCGGTGGATCAGGGCTGAGGGGTGTGGGCATACCGGTACGCCCGCGCGGCGTACTTGGTCGGGTACTCGTCGTTGGTCGAGCTCGTCGAGACCAGCGCGGGCGTCGGGCGGGATCGCTAGGTGGGCGGGTCGGTGCCGCCTGACCCGGTGTACGACGAGGGAGTCATGGAGATAGATCTCCATACCCGGCCCGATGACGCGTTGCGCACTGGCAGCAGCGACCCGTTGCGGCACTACGACGGCGTGCCGCGCCAAGGTGTTGTTCGGCGATCCATCGTTTCGGGCGCAGCTTTGCCGCTGGTTGAGCGGTGTGGGCATGCCGGTACGCCCGCGCAGCGCTCTCTGGTTTCGAGAAGGCGCGGGCGTCGGGGCAGGGTCGTTAGGTCGGTGGGTCGGTGCCGCCGGTTCCGGCGTAGGTGATGAGGAAGTCGTGCAGGTAGATCTCGATGGGTGACGGTGCGGGAATCACTCGGAGATCGTCGAGTTCACCTGGTGCGTCACCGTCTCGGACGGGTCGCCCCCACCGGTCACACCAGGCATAGGTGCCATCTGACCGGCGCTGGTAGCTCCACCCCATGTGGGTCTTCAACCGGTGATGTGAACGGCAGAGTGGCGCCAGGTTCGCCAGACACGTCTGGCCGGGTGGTCCGCCTTCGTCGAGTGGGATGTAGGGGTCGATGTGGTCGGCGTCGCAGGCTCGGGCGGTGGTGGTGCAGC
The nucleotide sequence above comes from Nocardioides massiliensis. Encoded proteins:
- a CDS encoding peptide chain release factor 3, with amino-acid sequence MPDLPDTRPRRTFAVISHPDAGKSTLTEALALHAEVISRAGATHGKAGRKGTVSDWMDMEQARGISITSAALQFAYGDHVINLVDTPGHADFSEDTYRVLSAVDSAVMLVDAAKGLEPQTLKLFRVCAQRGLPVITVINKWDRPGLDPFALMDEIEQRIGLRPTPLTWPVGIAGDFRGVLDRRTGRYIRYTRTAGGATRAPEEHLEPDAAAAAEGQDWHEAVEGDELLSADGADHDLAAYRAGRTTPVLFASALSNFGVSTLLDLLVDIAPAPAPTPTIDGGERAVDDDFSAYVFKVQSGMDASHRDRLAYVRVCSGVFERGMVATHGTTGRPFATKYAQAVFGRERVVVDRAMPGDVVGLVNASALLVGDTIYAGRPVRYPPITSFAPEHFAAASVTDTQRWKQFRRGISQLDEEGVVQVLRSPARGDHNPILAAVGPMQFEVVVARMEAEFGAAVRLEQLGYTVARRVEPEQADEVRGIRGAEVLERRDGTLLALFPDVWRVRSALRAAPHLQLHPLPASGDIEADMEYRT
- a CDS encoding DUF2975 domain-containing protein, with translation MNRWVIGALRTVLVLALLGSVFVQAVMIPLAAADLRGEGGELTRLWFPLVAIAFCLVVVLQVCAVCVWRLLTMVRRGTVFTPASFRFVDAIIVAIAVGAGLFFALGFVLAPGEEVAPGMVLLIGGAGGVVAGIALIVLVMRMLLAQAVARDAEARAMQAELDEVI
- a CDS encoding helix-turn-helix domain-containing protein, with the protein product MPIIVDIDVMLARRKMPVGVLAERVGITPANLAVLKNGRAKAVRFSTLEAICEVLECQPGDILRFEP
- a CDS encoding NAD(P)/FAD-dependent oxidoreductase; protein product: MRADVLVVGAGLAGLHVAIELGRRGHEVVLVDRRRDLGAAIRTTGIFVRKTLDDYALPDDLLGPPIRRVVLYPPSLRRPVALESDRDEYRVGDMAGLYRHLVAEATTAGVEVVLGTRYVGRAGADAVLDGPGGVRQVRATYVVGADGARSRVAADLGLDRNERMLVGAEEVFAIESHAGPPTFHCVVDPRLAPGYLAWVVDDGRHAHVGVAGYAARYPDGMRAALSRFASGLGELAPLVAVGEVERRGGPIPVGGVLRRIASPCGLLVGDAAGAVSPLTAGGLDPCLRLSDRAVDVLDDALRTGSSDPLRHYDGAPLRAKFRGRLTMRRGLAAVRTSALAEAAFVGLRTAPGRAAATKVLFGDRSFPGQVAAD
- a CDS encoding IS1380 family transposase, producing MKASHTIRPVFDDPNLVSAAGLVPALRLAESAGLHDLLAQRLTVPSPNAATKATSVVGGMLAGADSIDDLDLLRHGGMGRLFGGVRAPSTLGTFLRSFTHGHVQQLDAVGGRLLAGLADRVPGLVAGGDAAEETAFIDVDDTIREVHGYAKQGAAYGYSRVRGLNIQLATVSTPLSAPVIARARLRKGNTASAAGAGRLLAQAIGTARASGVKGPILCRADSAYYGWAFVGTAIRAKTWFSVTARMTPSVSAAITGIDQEAWTPIKYPNAIWEETEQRWISDAEVAEVAFVAFTGRRKAEHVACRLVVRRVKRLQALAGDGTEQGELFASYRHHAFITNSTLDIVEADQAHRDHAIVEQVIAELKDGALAHLPSGKYAANAAWVALAVIAFNIARATAVAANMAKVRWATLRKRIINIPARIAATGRRLILHLPIRWPWAEQWDTLHALATGPPTPATT